GCTATATTGCCTATTACCTATTCCCTATTCCCTATTCCCTATTCCCTATTCCCTATTACCTATTACCTATTCCCTATTCCCTAGCGCGAAGCGCTATAACTGGAGTGCGAAACTTAGTGAGCAACAAAGCGGCAACTGCCACGGCTAAAATGAGTAACAAAAACGTGACCACAACCAACGCTGCACCATAGCCAAAATCTAGATAGCGGCGCACCGTAGCATAGATGTAAATGGAGACGGTTTCTGTGGCTCCGGCTGGCCCTCCTCCGGTCATCACTTGGACTAAATCAAAGATACCAAAGGCTTGGGCAAATCGGAATAGCAGGGCGATAATCAGTTGGGGGGTAATTAGGGGGACTGTGATCTGCCAAAAACTCTGCCAAGGGGTGGCTCCATCTATGGCATGGGCTTCATATAAATCGGCGGAAATGGATTGCAAACCAGCTAATAAAATGATGGCAATAAAAGGGGTGGTTTTCCAAACATCGGCGATAATCATGGCAATCATAGCGCGGGTGGGATCGCCGAGCCAAGTGATGGAGGTTTCGATTAAACCTAAACGGGTGAGTAAATCGTTAACTACTCCATATTGATCGTTAAAAATCCACGCCCAAGCTAACCCCATGACTGCCGTAGGAAGAGACCAGGGAATCAGGGTGAGGGTACGCACAAATCCCCGACCAAAAAAGGCTTGATTGAGGATTAAGGCGATCGCCATCCCTAACGCGACTTCGAGTACAATGGATACAGTCGTAAAAATCGTCGTATTGCCGAGACTCTGCCAAAACCGACCATCGCCCCAAAGCCGTTGATAGTTGGCAAATCCCGAAAAAACAGCTTCGAGTTGCGTGCCCAAATTCTCCGTATACAGACTTAACCAAAAGGCGCGAACAATGGGATAAATAAATACTAAGCCCAGGATGATTAGGGCAGGCGCAATTAAGATTAAACCGGTCTTTTGGTCTCGTC
The nucleotide sequence above comes from Roseofilum capinflatum BLCC-M114. Encoded proteins:
- a CDS encoding carbohydrate ABC transporter permease is translated as MTQTPGRDQKTGLILIAPALIILGLVFIYPIVRAFWLSLYTENLGTQLEAVFSGFANYQRLWGDGRFWQSLGNTTIFTTVSIVLEVALGMAIALILNQAFFGRGFVRTLTLIPWSLPTAVMGLAWAWIFNDQYGVVNDLLTRLGLIETSITWLGDPTRAMIAMIIADVWKTTPFIAIILLAGLQSISADLYEAHAIDGATPWQSFWQITVPLITPQLIIALLFRFAQAFGIFDLVQVMTGGGPAGATETVSIYIYATVRRYLDFGYGAALVVVTFLLLILAVAVAALLLTKFRTPVIALRARE